AGAAGTTTCGTTATTGCAGCCGTAAGTGTCGTCTTTCCATGGTCTATATGACCTATCGTCCCAACGTTTACGTGTGGCTTAGTCCTTTCAAATTTCTGTTTAGACATCGCTATCCCCCTTTATAAGCAATAATGAAAAAAATTATTATATCTATCAGTTTCTATTCGCATATTTCAAACAATTACCAGCGATAATGAGCAAAGGCCTTGTTGGCCTCGGCCATTCGATGGGTATCTTCCTTCTTTTTGATCGCTGCACCTTTTTTTTGAGCTGCATCCATCAGTTCACCGGCAAGTTTTGCAGGCATACTTTTCTCTCCCCTGGCTCTTGAAAAGGTAAGCAGCCACCTGATACCAAGTGCCTGGCTTCTATTTGCTCTTACTTCTGTGGGCACCTGATAAGTTGAACCACCAACCCTTCTTGACCTGACTTCTACCAGAGGCTTTACATTATTAATAGCCTTCTGAAATACGGATAAGGGATCTTCCTGTGTCTTTCCCTGTATAATATCAAATGACTCATAAAGTATTGACTGAGAAAGGCTTTTTTTGCCCTTTTCCATCATACAGTTGATAAACTTTGCTAAAAGCGCGCTCTTGTATTTCGGATCAAAGGTAATTTCCCTTTTTACTATCAACCTTTTTCTTGGCATAATTACTCCTGTAGATTAAATCGCTTTGGGCTTTTTAGCGCCGTACTTTGAACGGCCCTGTCTTCTATCTTCCACTCCTGAGGTATCCATAGTACCCCTTAAGATATGATAGCGGACACCAGGAAGGTCTTTAACGCGGCCACCACGTATCAAAACAACCGAGTGTTCCTGGAGATTATGGCCCACACCAGGTATATAGGAGGTCACTTCAATGCCATTCGTCAATCTTACCCTGGCTACTTTTCTTAAAGCTGAATTAGGTTTCTTGGGAGTTGAAGTATAAACCCTTACACATACCCCTCTTTTCTGAGGGCATGCGCCAAGTGCAGGGGTCTTTACCTTTTTCCTGGACTGCTTTCGTCCTTTTCTAATTAACTGGTTTATAGTCGGCATACTATCTTTTGCCCTTCCTTCTGCTCGATTCAATCAATTCATGAGAAACATCAAAATACTTAAATCAAAAAATCATTCTTTTTATTGACATTATCAAAGATTGTCAAGCAATTTTTATTTATTTTTTTAATTTAATCGGAATATTTTCTTGTTTTTTCCGACCAACAATACAACTACGATTTTTCCTAGTTATTTGATACAGTTATATCCAGATCCCTGTATTCTTTTATACCTGTTCCAGCAGGGATTAACCTACCCATAATAACATTTTCCTTTAGACCCTTCAGACGGTCAACTTTACCTGCAATACTTGCATCCGACAGTACCTTTGTTGTCTCCTGGAAAGATGCCGCCGAAATAAAACTTTCAGTACTCAAAGATGCCTTTGTAATTCCAAGGAGAAGCGGCTCAGCTGTTGCCGGTGCGCCACCTTTTTCAATAATACTGCTGTTTTCCTCTTCAAACTTCCACTTTTCAACCTGCTCGCCGAGTAAAAACCCTGAAGAGCCGACATCCTTGACTGTGACCTGGCGCAACATCTGTTTTACTATCACCTCTATGTGTTTATCATTTATAGAAACACCCTGAAGTCTGTAAACCTCCTGAACCTCGTTTACCAGGTATTTTGCTAGCTCCTTAAGCCCTCTGATCTTCAAAATATCATGAGGATTAGCAGAACCATCCATGAGGGGTTCACCAGCCCTTACATAATCACCTTCAAGAACACTGACATGCTTTCCCTTTGTAATAAAATAATCAACCGGTTCACCTGTTTCAGGCGTGATTATGACCCTTCTTCTTCCTTTACTGTACTGTCCGAATGAGACAGTGCCGTCTATTTCACTTAGGATAGCGTTTTCTTTGGGTTTTCTTACCTCAAACAGCTCTGCAACCCGCGGGAGACCACCTGTAATATCCTTTGTCTTGGTAGTTTCCCTTGGTATCCTTGCAAGAACAGAGCCTGCCTTAACAGCATCTCCCTCATTTACCATTATTATAGCGCCTATTGGCAAATGATAACGTGCTTGCCCCTTTGTCGAACCGGGCAGATTGGCGGTTTTATTATCAGCATCTTTTATTGATATTCTTGGACGAAGTTCACCCTGTCTTGATTCAATAATAAAACGGCTGATCCTTCCTGTTACATTATCCCGCTTTTCCTGCATGGTTTCCCCGTCCAGAACATCGCCAAACTTAACAGTTCCTTCAACCTCTGTCAGGATCGGGATGGTATAGGGGTCCCATTCTGCAAGTATTTGGCTTGCTTTAATTGTCTGGCCGTCCTTTACCTTCAGTATTGCACCGTAAGTTACAGGATATCTCTCTATTTCACGACCGCCTGCACTGATAACCGATATCTCACCGTTTCTATTCATGACAATATGGCTGCCTTCAGCGTTCTTTACTGTCTTAAGATCAATAAAGCTTACCTTGCCTTCATTCCTTGCCTGTATAGTCGTCTGCTCAACCCTCTTGCTGGCTGTACCGCCGATATGGAAGGTTCTCATGGTAAGCTGGGTACCAGGTTCACCTATGGACTGGGCGGCAATAATTCCTACTGCCTCGCCTATATTTACTTCATGCCCGTGCGCAAGATCACGACCATAACATTTTTTACAGACACCATCCTTTGCCTGACATGTAAGCACAGAACGGATCAGTACCTTTTCAAGACCGGCATCTTCAATTAGTTTAACCTTTGCCTCATCAATCAGCACATTGGCGGGTATAAGGAGTTCATTGGTAATCGGGTCATATACATCCTCCAGCACGACCCTTCCAAGCACCCTTTCACCAACCCTCTGGATGATTTCACCACCCTCCATGAGGGGTGTTACCCAGATGCCATCAACCGTGCCGCAGTCTTCCATGGTGATAACAGCATCCTGTGCAACATCAACCAGCCTTCGTGTAAGATAACCTGAGTTGGCGGTTTTAAGCGCTGTATCAGCAAGACCTTTCCTGGCGCCGTGAGTAGATATAAAATACTGGAGAACGGTCAAACCTTCCCTGAAATTTGAGGTGATAGGGGTCTCAATAATTTCGCCGGAGGGTTTAACCATAAGACCTCTCATACCGGCGAGCTGCCTCATCTGATCCTTGCTTCCCCTTGATCCGGAATCTGACATCATATAGATTGAATTGAAGCTTTCTGTCTTTTTAATACTCCCGTCGGGGGCTGTTACATCTTCAATTCCCATTTCAGTCATCATTTCTGATGTTATCTGGTCATTTGCCTGGGTCCAGATATCAACGGCTTTGTTTATTTTCTCACCGTTTGTTATCAAACCTCCTTTGTACTGGTCTTCAATCTTTTTGATTTCCTTTTCAGCCTCTTCAATTATGGCACCTTTCTTGGATGGGATTGTAACATCCTTTATGCTTATGGATGTCCCTGATATGGTGCTATATTTATACCCCATATCCTTGAGCCTGTCAGAAAGAATAACAGTAGATTTTATTCCAGACCTCCTGTAACACTCATTAATCAGGTTTATAAGCTT
The DNA window shown above is from Desulfatiglans sp. and carries:
- the rpoC gene encoding DNA-directed RNA polymerase subunit beta', whose translation is MEELYNFFTKPKDPSSYHAVRISLSSPEMILERSYGEVKKPETINYRTFKPERDGLFCSKIFGPIKDYECNCGKYKRMKHRGIICEKCGVEVIQSKVRRERMGHIRLASPVAHIWFLKCLPSKIGNLLDLTLKDLERVLYFENFIIIDPRDTPLVRGSLLNDEQLYKAKEDYSDRFEYGIGAEAIQKMLMALNLDELSVTLREEMITTRSEAKRKKLTKRLKVIDAFKESQNRPEWTVMSVIPVLPPDLRPLVPLDGGRFATSDLNDLYRRVINRNNRLKRLLELNAPDIIVRNEKRMLQEAVDVLFDNGRRGKVVTGANKRPFKSLSDMLKGKQGRFRQNLLGKRVDYSGRSVIVVGPDLRLHQCGLPKKMALELFKPFIYNKLDEKGFATTIKSAKKMVERETPEVWDALDDVVKEYCILLNRAPTLHRLGIQAFEPILVEGKAIQLHPLVCTAFNADFDGDQMAVHVPLSIEAQVEARVLMMSTNNILSPADGTPIIVPSQDIVLGIYYMTRDRVYSKGEGMIFANADEVRMAYDAKALALHAKIKVRINEKIEETTTGRVLLSEILPEDLPFSLINQVMTKKKLINLINECYRRSGIKSTVILSDRLKDMGYKYSTISGTSISIKDVTIPSKKGAIIEEAEKEIKKIEDQYKGGLITNGEKINKAVDIWTQANDQITSEMMTEMGIEDVTAPDGSIKKTESFNSIYMMSDSGSRGSKDQMRQLAGMRGLMVKPSGEIIETPITSNFREGLTVLQYFISTHGARKGLADTALKTANSGYLTRRLVDVAQDAVITMEDCGTVDGIWVTPLMEGGEIIQRVGERVLGRVVLEDVYDPITNELLIPANVLIDEAKVKLIEDAGLEKVLIRSVLTCQAKDGVCKKCYGRDLAHGHEVNIGEAVGIIAAQSIGEPGTQLTMRTFHIGGTASKRVEQTTIQARNEGKVSFIDLKTVKNAEGSHIVMNRNGEISVISAGGREIERYPVTYGAILKVKDGQTIKASQILAEWDPYTIPILTEVEGTVKFGDVLDGETMQEKRDNVTGRISRFIIESRQGELRPRISIKDADNKTANLPGSTKGQARYHLPIGAIIMVNEGDAVKAGSVLARIPRETTKTKDITGGLPRVAELFEVRKPKENAILSEIDGTVSFGQYSKGRRRVIITPETGEPVDYFITKGKHVSVLEGDYVRAGEPLMDGSANPHDILKIRGLKELAKYLVNEVQEVYRLQGVSINDKHIEVIVKQMLRQVTVKDVGSSGFLLGEQVEKWKFEEENSSIIEKGGAPATAEPLLLGITKASLSTESFISAASFQETTKVLSDASIAGKVDRLKGLKENVIMGRLIPAGTGIKEYRDLDITVSNN
- the rpsG gene encoding 30S ribosomal protein S7, which translates into the protein MPRKRLIVKREITFDPKYKSALLAKFINCMMEKGKKSLSQSILYESFDIIQGKTQEDPLSVFQKAINNVKPLVEVRSRRVGGSTYQVPTEVRANRSQALGIRWLLTFSRARGEKSMPAKLAGELMDAAQKKGAAIKKKEDTHRMAEANKAFAHYRW
- a CDS encoding 30S ribosomal protein S12, producing MPTINQLIRKGRKQSRKKVKTPALGACPQKRGVCVRVYTSTPKKPNSALRKVARVRLTNGIEVTSYIPGVGHNLQEHSVVLIRGGRVKDLPGVRYHILRGTMDTSGVEDRRQGRSKYGAKKPKAI